ttttttattttgggaACTACTGTAAAATTCTcaagaaatagaaaaacatgCATGTTAGTATATAAGCAActcacaaaaaataaataaataagagatGAAAATTAAGCAAAAATGTGTCTACATTTCCTTCTTTTCACAGAACAACTGGTGTTAGTGACCATTGCCTCGTCATCTTCTACTAGTCTTCCTGAAAAATCTCCAGATAAattagttttagatataatattgtAAGCATGGTGCTAAATGATGCACCTgtgatgaaatatttatatgttttaccTTTCTTCTTATGATTCAAAGTGAAAGAAACGTCACTTTCGTCATCATCAGATTCAGAAGAATCGCTGCTCAAAGAAATAACAGTGTCCTCTTTCACCTAAAAGAAGGATATGCCAAAAGTGTGataccaatataattaaaaaaaaaatctgaaaattgaGTGAACATAGATATGCATAATGTTAATCTTAGACTGCGACTTTTAGTTATCCCTTACCAAAGACAAACTCAGAATTGAGATCATAGTTCACACTTCAACTAACTGTAAATAAAGAGAGTGAAATcttaataaacatatataccTTTCTTAGTCCAGCGATCTTAGATGGTTTCTACTCGTTGTTGGCAAACGGTGCTGCTAGAGCCAGCCAGTACCAAAGCCGGAACCATTGTGGCAGCTCTGTTCTTTGTGGGACGACCGGGGGGTCGCATATCATCCAGGTTACTAGCTCCACCACGGCGGCCTGCATGCTTTTGAGGCTGAGAAGCTGAAACACCTGCTAGATCAGGAGTATGTTGGTCGTTGTTGGTGGTGGTAAGAATCCTAGACCTAGGAACTTCCAGACATGCATCAGGAGAAGCAGCGAACTTTGTAGGTTTTCTTCACATCAACAATACGACTGTTCTTCAAGGTCTTGAGATGGCGTGTCAGCAAAGCATCATGATCAGGATGCAACCCGGTGTAGTTTTTCTGAATATACCTCGAAATTGCCTCTTTGCTTAAACCGTCCCGTTCGTTTGACGCCGCAATCGCCATGCTTATCATCTACCCATCCATACATATATTTAGATAGGGAATATATACATGATCTTTTTCTAAGTTAGTAGCTTAAGATGAGAGTTTTACTTGGAAGTAAGGAGGATGGTTGAAGGAAGTATGTGGAGGCGCTTGGAAGACATTGTTGTTGTATGGATTCGCGTGAACCTTCCCATCAGATtgtggatgatgatgatcaatGCTGGAAACGTAAAGAGATGGATCCCATAGGTTTTGACttttgagagaaagagaagatggTAAAAGAATCAAAGGAAGGTGagatttatagtttttaatatgatttttctttccttttcacactttcaatatgatttttttttccttttcacactttcaatatgatttttttttttttttgacaacacgCTTTCAGTATGATTTCTGTTATAAATTCGGATGAATATATGACTCGTGATAAAGCTCGTACGGACTCTTTCCTAAAAGATTTTATTATACTAATAATCACCTATTTAAAATACAAGATTCTTTCAATCGTTTGGATTTAAATACTCTTTGAGAGACTCCCTCTTGCGGCTCTCAGTATTTGCCATGGAGGATAATAAGAAGCGAAACCCTAATTCTCACGAGTGCAACTCATGGTCGGAGCTTCCACTTGATCTCTTGAATATGGTGTTCAAGCGGCTTGGCTTTGTTGATTTCCAACGAGCTAAATCCGTGTGTTCGTCTTGGCTCTCTTCTTCGAGACAATCAGTACCCAAAAAGAATCACACCCCTTGGCTGATTCTCTTCCCCGAAGAGCAAAACAACAGTTACTGCAAGTTGTTCAATCCCGAGGAAAAAGAAAGACTTTACAAAACACAAGACACTGGTTTGGATTTTTCAAAGAGTGTTTGTGAAGCATCCTATGGAAGTTGGCTCTTGATGCATGATCTTTGTTATAATCTCCACATTGTGAATATCTTTACCAACGAGAGAATAATTCTACCTTCTCTGGAGTCACAGCTTGGGTTGACAAAGGAGAGGCGAACCAAACCAAAGAATAGGATACTATCCTGTCTGTTTTGGATTGACGAGAAAACCAAAGACTATGTTGTTGTATGCAGCCTAGATAACTTGCCTGTGGTCTACTCCAAGAAAGTAAATAACTCTTGGAAGCAAATCCCTGAAACTTCTGAATGTCTTGGCATGGTTTACAAGGATCACAAGCTTTACTTTTTAAATTACTACGGTGATTTCTGTATCTTTGATTTTTATGGAGAGACTCCACAGCAAACCTTTCAACGAGAACTGAAAGTGGAAAGCGTCCATAGTCGTAAAATAAGTAGTCGGTTGCGCATTGTTGCGACAAAGCTTGTAGCCACAGTAACAGGAAACGTCCTCTTGGTTCAAAAAATATGGAGATCTATACCTATGACATGGTCATTCCTGGTTATCAAGGTTTATTCTTATTCTTCAGGGAACCTGAAGGAACACCAACTGGTTAATTCTTTGGGCAATGAGTCGATGCTTTTTGATCAAGGCATCACTGTGCTCGCCAATGAGACTTATGGATTCATTGCAAATTCCATCTATTTCAGCGGCTGTGATGATAAAAAAGACAGAAatgatctctttctttttaatcTTCAGACACACAAGACGGAGCTGATGCACAAATTTGATTGTTCTAAATTTCAGTTCTCTAGAGCTCAATGGTTCTTACCAAGTTTTACACATGCATGATATTGTGATGTCAATACAATGTTTTTCTAACTAGAATAAACATGTTTTGCATCTTGATGTGtctgtttagaaaatttactttTTCTAAATAAGTATGTATTCTTATAGGGAAAATAAAATCGGGTTTTGAAGATGCTATAAATACGGGTTTAAGGGTTTGTAAGATTATTCATTCGCATAATAATAAGAAACCCTAAACGGATATTTGCCTCAATAcgtttttgctctcttttactttttttttccgaGTTAATTCGCGTTTGTTCACAATAACATGTTTGTTCTTCACTTATTAATGGTCCTTATTTTGAATAAAAGATTTTACTTATATAAGTCTTTcactaatttaaatttttaatatttcaccTAATAAGTTATCCTTTGTCCATCATATATGATTGTTTGATGCAAAAGTTTGAGAAAGTCGAAGAACAGATTACATAAAAGTTGGGTCAAAACATAGATGGAATGACAAGGGATATTGTAACTAGTAACTCATATATGCCTAACAACGATTAATAAGAGGGAAAAGCACTTGTATAGTCCTCCTATAAAGAGTAGCTAATTAGAGTAACAAAGTTGCAGACAAGCTGGCAAAGTGTGATATGCCTATGGAAGCTGGCTCTTGATGCGATACCCTCTACGTAGTCTCTACGTTGTGAATCTCTTTACCAATGAGAGAATCAATCTACCTTCCGTGGAGTCACAGCTTGGAATGGTAAAGGTAGAGCGAACCCTAGATGATATGGTTATGAGTATATGAACCCCAGTGTTTTGGATTGATGAGAGAACCAATGATTATGTTGTTCTATGGGGACTTCGAGACTTGTGTGTTGTTTATTCCAAAAAGAGAGACACCTCCTGGACTCAACTTCCCAAAACCGCAGGCTGTGTTGACGTGGTTTACAAGGAATCCAAGCTTTACTTCTTAAGCGTATCTGGTTGTTTATTAATCTTTGATTTGTCTGGAGAGACTCCACAACAAATCTTTCAGTGCGGTGTTATTGTGGAAAGACTGCGTTTAGGTCTTGTTGTTCCGACAAAACTTGTAGTCACGGTGACAGGAGAAGTCTTCAAGGTTGAAAAATGGTGGAGGTCGAGGTCTGAAACCTGGTCCTTCAGGGTTATCAAGGTTTGTTCACCAGGATTCCTGAGGATGAGGAATCACCAACTGGTTACTTCTTTGGGAGACGAGTCAATGCTTTTGGATCAAAGCATCACTGTGCTCGGCAATGACGGATTCATTAGAGATTCCATCTATTTCAGTGTTAAAAGAGATAACACAAGTTCTATCTTTCTTGTTAATCTAAAGGTCTCATCTCAGATTACCTCGTGTTTGTTCTCATTGTCGTATTGTTTGGTCATCGTGAATCTGCTTGTGAAACGATCAATCACTCTCCCAGCGACAAAGTGCAAGGTAATGGTAACATCTCAGTTTCGTTGGAAGAATCCCAGGTTCATACCACTGGTCCGTTGATAGCGGAGCCCCAAAAGGTAACAACCTCTACTCCTGAAATAATTATTGCCCCTACCGAGACTGATGTTTTGGAGAAAAGTGCTACCAATAAATCTCTTCAAGAAATGATTCTCTCCAAGAAGTTGACCCTGTTAACTTAGATACTACTACAACTGAGAAGATCGCTGAAGAGATTGTACTCTTTTCCAGATCGGCTTTCAGCTCCTTATGTTGTTCAGTTTGAGACTCCAGTAAAGACCTCTGTCTCTCCATCAAAGGCTAAAGAATTTGAGTCTTCTCCCTCCTCCTCTCCCTTGGAAGGTAATGATACCATGGAAAACAACTCTCTCCATATATCGTGATGACACTCTTTCACCTCAACCGAACTTTAGTACAGAAGTGACAACTGTTACCAAGCCAAGTGTTTTTGGTGATCTGTTTGATAAAAATGGGGTTTTCATCGGTGAAGAGTGGAACGCATCACCGCCAAAATCCCAGTGAGGTAAACCAATAAAACCTTCTCAAAAAATGCAGGACTCAGGTTGGCCATGGCTGAGACATTGTTTCCTTTTGTCatccttcttcatctctctcagcttttaagtttttaaaagcTTTCATTAGATTAAATCAAACATTAATCTCTTCTCCCTTAAACTTTCTCCTTCTTTATAATATTTGTGTTgactttttattaattcaagaaaatcctttgtcaaaaaaaaaagcatggaGATCTTTTACTATTTTCGGCAAATGGACGTTAATAGATCTTTATTCTTTAGTATTTTCGGCCAATGttaaatgaaaaattatgacTTACATACGCTAAAGATATAATAGTGTTTTGGATTTAAATGAAGACAAATCGTTTTCTCTCTAGGATTTTCTGCACTGCTAAAACTCCGGTTCATGCACGTCTACTCTCGGTATAATTAATTACTAATTGGACTAACCTAAATCTATGACAAAGTccaaacaaagaaaattttgaaaataatgctAATTTTTCAAGAATGATTCAGTATCAGATTGTAAAATTTAGAAAAGTAAGTACTTGACTtcctcaaaaaaaattatatttgactAGTATATCAAAATGGTATTATTTGAGTTATAATAATCGCTTGGTCGACCAGTATGTCTTCAGATGGATCAGAAGTCATAACCTtgagttcttttttttgaacaaagttTATCTTTGGttcttctctcttccttttCACCTTCCTCGCAACCTTGAGTTCTCTcctacacaacaacaacaagaagcgtCTTACATTTACAAGATCGCTTATTCTGGAGGAGACTTTTGTTCGTCACTCGTCAAAAGAACCATCCTCTGGTTCACGTTAATCTGTcatagactatatatatatcgtatAGATTCGCAGGtgatcatgtcttcttgttccACTTTCGTGTTCCTCTTCCTTTTCTCCTTTCTCACAAGCTTCAGAGCTTCTGCTCAAGATCCCACTTATACATACCATGTCTGTCCAAACACCACAACTTTCACCAGAAACAGCACTTACTACACCAATCTCAGAACCCTTttgtcttctctctcttctcccaaCGCCTCTTACTCCACCGGTTTCCAAAACGCCACCACCGGGCAAGCCCCCGACGGAGTCACCGGACTTTTCCTCTGCCGCGGAGATGTCATGCAAGAAGTTTGCCGTAGATGCATCTCTTTTGCCGTCAACGACACGTTAAAGAGGTGTCCGAACGAGAGAGAAGTGACGCTCTATTACGAAAAGTGTATGCTCAGATACTCTAACGGGAATATACTCTCGACCCTGAACACCAGTGGAGAACGTAACATGTCTAACGGCGAGCGTATTACATCGAACCAAACTGGGTTCAGAGACTTGCTCTTATCCACGATGAACCAAGCCGCCACCTTTGCATCGAACAGTTCTCGAAAATTCGATACTGTAAATGCCTTCGCCAATTCCCAGACTCTGTTCGGACTGGTTCAGTGCACTCCTGATCTGACGAGCCAAGAATGTTTCCACTGTCTAAATTGGACCATCAATCGATTGCCCATTGACAGCGTCGGGGGAAGAGTTCTTGTGCCGAGCTGTAATTCAAGATTCGAGCCTTACAAGTTTTACGATGAAACCGACGTTCCAACACCTCCTCCACctaggccgggtctgatcatttTTTCTATTCCTTTAATTACATATATGTTAAGCgcaacttttttttaaagatttgcTAGAACAATGGTTCCCATTTTTTTTGTCGATACAGGAGAAGGCGGAAACTCCTCTGTCATAATCATCGCTGTTGTTGTTCCAATCACTGTTATTTTTCTGCTTCTAGTAGCTGTTTTCAGTTTCCGGGCAAAGAGAAAAGGGATGGTTTATGAGACTGAACCACTGGCTGGTAAAGGCTCCAGTAGTCCAGTGATAATCTGTCGTCTCAGTTCCAATGAATATTTTTCTGTGTTTTTTTCCTTAACTAAGCTGATGAAGTTGTTTCGACAGATAGGGACGATATTACAACTGCAGGCTCACTTCAGTTTGATTTTAAGGCAATCGAGGCAGCAACGGATAATTTTTCCGAAGGCAACAAACTCGGTCAAGgtggttttggccaagtctacAAGGTATTCCTCCATATATgcctaattataatttttaaaaagttattgtGTTATTGAAACATGAGTTCTTTACAGGTTTTGAATAATAAAACTCATCAACTAAAAAAatctttgaaaaatattttatgggtTTTCTTACAACTCATTGTTAGttgaaatattttcatttaacggTCTTCATTTATCTTTGACGACATTTTAGTCAGAATGGGTGACATTTACAGATATTAAGTTAGAAGAGTTTCTTCGTTTAAAAAATAGTTGATGGATTTTCTTAGATCCATCTTTAGTTGGTGTGCTTATTACTAAAAATCCTTCtaaacttttaaccaataaatCCAACTATGAATATACCATGGATACATATTGAATCCCTAAATATTTATTGTGTAACGAATTCTAAAATTTATGAGTTGCATTTGAGTACTTCATTTTCATGATTAATTTGACAGAgagttcttttaattttaaaataactagattttttaaccgcgctacgcgcggataagatattatatgtatttctcaattctaaaaaataatgtataatattgtattatattatttaaagaatagaaaataagactacataacataaatatattttttatattttctttgtggaaatcattatgttgtttgattgttgtacttaattcacatatttgcatagatatttgtgatagatgaataactatatttttattatcagtaaataatatatatttattatataatataagaaaaatgaaattatttactttttaataaacttgtctcatgttggggactcggttatagacatatcatattcgaatgaaacatttttacacttatcaatgttcttaacaatcaataaacaaatctgaatattaaaacaatatctcatacgatctctttgtggaataactgctttgaagaaattgaatttatgcatcaaaaaggactggaaatggataTGCATATgggttatctaagtcagctttacaaaaaactatttatagttcatatatcatttatgtccatcatatttttttgtccatcatttcttaaacatcttgaaataagtaatgctaattaataataaactttttgctcacaaaataaaaatcaaatttgtttaattatcgcttaatttgtctaagtgatatatgtatttctcaattctaaaaaaataatgtataatattgtattacattatttaaaaaatataaaatatgactacataacataaatatattttttaaattttctttgtggaaatcattatgttgtttgattgttgtacttgattcacatatttgcatagatatttgtgatagatgaataactatatatttattatcagtaaataatatatattgattatataatataagaaaaataaaattatttactttttaaacaaacttgtctcatgttggagactcggttatagacatatcatatacgaaggagacatttttacagttatcaatcttcttaacattgaaaaaacaaatctacatatcaaaacaatatctcatacgatctatttgtggaataactactctgaagaaattgaatttaggcataaaaaaagactgaaaatggatgtgcagatatgttatctaagtctgcttcacaaagtactattcatagttcatatatcattaatgtccatcctatttttttgtccaccatttcttaaacatcttgaaataactgatgctaattaataataaacttgttgctggaaaaaaaatcaaatttgtctaattatcgcttaaatattttattaatatggtcaaagaagcttttaagtgatatcatagtttaatttattagtttttttgttaatttttagaggtttttgtatttaagatttttttccatattaagcttctatttctttcacagaattgatatatatatatatatatatatatcataaaaattaccatcaaatcagttttacttatttattattttgttttaacgaaaatacactttttaaataatttaatttaaaataaaattatatattaatttgctgtattttaacaatttcattgatttaattaatttgctttggtggataacttaaaaagttttcatatgaatcggggaaagcaagtttatgttgttatattatatttattttgtgtatatagaatctatatataatgctagtgtaataaagaaagaacattatttttttgtaacttcaaaaatatacattattacaatttaaaatgaatcaaaattgaataaaatggtaattagatatttgtaaatctaattgtttagttggattctcatgaaaaaaaaatcgattggttaaacaaatgtttcaaaatttgttgtggtattgttttgtctataaattataaaatttattgaattaatatatttaattattgcatccttaaataatattttattaagacattataaaaatatgttttgagttgttttgtgaaattgtacaaaaatctatgctttttcatatttgtaacttcaaaaagatacattatgataatttgaaattaatcaaaattgaataaaatggtaattaaatatttgttaaatctaattattatttttatcttgtttagttggattctcatgaaaaaaaaattgataggttaaacaaatgtttcaaaatttgttgtgttattgttttgtctataaattacaaaatttattgaattaatatatttaattattgcacccttaaataatattttattaagatattagagaagtatgttatgagttgttttgtcaaaattttacaaaaatctatgttttttcatatttgtcacaaaaatttatatgttaaacttacttttacaaaattcttaactttgtcacgaaaacaaaaatctatgttttttcatatttgtcaacgttctcacactttctaagaatatattagcttagtcacttacttatttttttttacaaaacaaagtatcggagtcttgaaagttgaattcatattattgtaaatgtacataagaatttgtgattatatacttagtggttcttgtatatgtgtccaagaaagtttcaatggcttagtggtaactgtcctatatatatatatcatactaacccgggttcgattctcactttcgcattgtttttttattttttacgaaaaataaatgagatgacatggcaatttcggattctctgattggttgatttttctatcctatgtggacactctctccatggcttatatcccctttttagtatagtatagatgtaCTCTTGTAGGGAACATTTCCTAGTGGAGTACAAGTTGCGGTGAAGAGGCTATCAAAGATATCAGGACAAGGTGAAAGAGAGTTCGAAAACGAAGTTGTTGTTGTGGCAAAGCTTCAGCATAGAAATTTGGTAAGGCTGTTTGGGTTTTGTTTGGAAG
The Brassica napus cultivar Da-Ae chromosome A1, Da-Ae, whole genome shotgun sequence DNA segment above includes these coding regions:
- the LOC106364517 gene encoding putative F-box protein At4g22180 — translated: MEDNKKRNPNSHECNSWSELPLDLLNMVFKRLGFVDFQRAKSVCSSWLSSSRQSVPKKNHTPWLILFPEEQNNSYCKLFNPEEKERLYKTQDTGLDFSKSVCEASYGSWLLMHDLCYNLHIVNIFTNERIILPSLESQLGLTKERRTKPKNRILSCLFWIDEKTKDYVVVCSLDNLPVVYSKKVNNSWKQIPETSECLGMVYKDHKLYFLNYYGDFCIFDFYGETPQQTFQRELKVESVHSRKISSRLRIVATKLVATVTGNVLLVQKIWRSIPMTWSFLVIKVYSYSSGNLKEHQLVNSLGNESMLFDQGITVLANETYGFIANSIYFSGCDDKKDRNDLFLFNLQTHKTELMHKFDCSKFQFSRAQWFLPSFTHA
- the LOC106363059 gene encoding putative cysteine-rich receptor-like protein kinase 20, encoding MSSCSTFVFLFLFSFLTSFRASAQDPTYTYHVCPNTTTFTRNSTYYTNLRTLLSSLSSPNASYSTGFQNATTGQAPDGVTGLFLCRGDVMQEVCRRCISFAVNDTLKRCPNEREVTLYYEKCMLRYSNGNILSTLNTSGERNMSNGERITSNQTGFRDLLLSTMNQAATFASNSSRKFDTVNAFANSQTLFGLVQCTPDLTSQECFHCLNWTINRLPIDSVGGRVLVPSCNSRFEPYKFYDETDVPTPPPPRPGEGGNSSVIIIAVVVPITVIFLLLVAVFSFRAKRKGMVYETEPLADRDDITTAGSLQFDFKAIEAATDNFSEGNKLGQGGFGQVYKGTFPSGVQVAVKRLSKISGQGEREFENEVVVVAKLQHRNLVRLFGFCLEAEEKILVYEFVPNKSLDYFLFDSTMQSQLDWTKRYKIIGGIARGILYLHQDSRLTIIHRDLKAGNILLDADMNPKVADFGMARIFGIDQTEANTRRVVGTYGYMSPEYAMYGQFSMKSDVYSFGVLVLEIISGKRNSSLFQMDGTAGNLVTYAWRLWSNGSRLELMDPSFQDNYETNEITRCIHIALLCVQEEAEDRPTMSAIVQMLTTSSISLAVPRPPGFFFRSRHEQVGRAGPSIDMSALCSDDNASITRVDPR